One stretch of Pradoshia sp. D12 DNA includes these proteins:
- the recO gene encoding DNA repair protein RecO: MLTKCEGIVIRSTDYGETNKIITLYTREFGKIGVMARGAKKPNSRFSAVTQLFHYGTYLFQASRGLGQLQQAETKESFRSIREDIFLTAYAAFIAELLDKGTEERKPHPSLYDLIYLSLHYINEEYDPEVIMNIVELKMLNVFGFGPELSRCVNCGAQDGTFSFSVREGGLLCHRCEHIDPYKIKISPAVVRILRILYYMDLNRLGTISIKDETKQEIRKVLDAYYGEYLGVELKAKRFLNQMNKFKGNF, translated from the coding sequence GTGCTAACAAAGTGCGAAGGAATTGTCATTCGCAGTACTGACTATGGTGAAACAAATAAAATTATTACGTTATATACCAGAGAATTTGGAAAAATTGGAGTGATGGCTAGAGGAGCGAAAAAGCCAAACAGCCGCTTCTCAGCTGTCACTCAGTTGTTTCATTATGGTACATATTTATTTCAGGCGAGCCGTGGGCTGGGTCAATTACAGCAAGCGGAGACCAAAGAATCCTTCCGTTCCATTCGTGAGGATATTTTCTTAACTGCCTATGCTGCCTTTATCGCTGAATTACTGGATAAAGGAACAGAGGAGAGAAAACCTCACCCATCCTTATATGACCTAATTTATTTATCGCTCCATTATATCAATGAGGAATATGATCCGGAAGTCATTATGAATATAGTCGAATTGAAGATGTTAAACGTTTTTGGATTCGGACCTGAGTTAAGCCGATGCGTGAATTGTGGAGCACAGGACGGTACATTTTCCTTTTCTGTAAGAGAAGGCGGGTTATTATGTCATCGATGCGAGCATATTGATCCTTATAAAATTAAGATATCACCGGCTGTCGTTAGGATTTTGCGTATCTTGTATTACATGGACTTAAATCGCCTTGGTACCATATCTATTAAAGATGAGACCAAACAGGAAATCCGAAAAGTCCTGGATGCGTACTATGGCGAGTACTTAGGTGTAGAATTAAAGGCAAAGCGTTTTTTAAATCAAATGAATAAATTTAAAGGGAATTTTTAA
- a CDS encoding YqzL family protein gives MISFTWNVFRQTGSVDTYLLFKELERQNEGQPDVIKEDHEEMEIPII, from the coding sequence ATGATTAGCTTTACCTGGAATGTTTTTAGACAAACCGGCAGTGTGGATACTTATCTTCTTTTTAAGGAACTTGAAAGACAGAATGAAGGCCAACCTGATGTGATTAAAGAGGATCACGAAGAAATGGAAATCCCTATAATTTAA
- the era gene encoding GTPase Era codes for MTNQTNKPFKSGFVSIIGRPNVGKSTFINRVIGQKIAIMSDKPQTTRNKVQGVLTTNESQIIFIDTPGIHKPKHKLGDFMMKVASTALQEVDAILFMVNAEEGFGRGEEFIVEKLKTCKTPVFLVINKIDQIHPDELFSIIDTYKEKYDFAEIVPISALEGNNIETLLKQINAYLPEGPQYYPADQITDHPERFIISEMIREKALHLTREEVPHSLAVVIDKIERKEKSETVHIMATVIVERDSQKGIIIGKKGAMLKEIGQRARTDIENLLGSKVFLELWVKVQKDWRNKASHLRDIGFREDDY; via the coding sequence ATGACTAATCAAACTAATAAACCATTTAAATCAGGATTTGTATCTATTATTGGAAGACCAAATGTGGGTAAATCGACTTTTATCAACCGAGTTATTGGGCAAAAAATTGCCATTATGAGCGATAAACCGCAAACCACACGTAATAAAGTTCAAGGCGTATTAACAACAAATGAAAGTCAAATCATTTTTATTGATACACCGGGAATTCATAAACCAAAGCACAAGCTTGGTGATTTTATGATGAAAGTGGCTTCAACTGCGTTGCAGGAAGTTGATGCTATTCTCTTTATGGTAAACGCCGAGGAGGGCTTTGGGCGCGGTGAGGAATTTATTGTTGAAAAGTTAAAAACATGTAAGACACCTGTTTTCCTTGTCATTAATAAAATTGACCAGATTCATCCCGATGAATTATTCAGCATCATAGATACGTATAAAGAGAAATACGATTTTGCTGAAATTGTTCCTATTTCTGCTCTTGAAGGAAATAACATAGAAACTTTATTAAAGCAAATTAATGCTTATTTGCCAGAGGGGCCGCAATATTATCCAGCTGATCAAATAACAGATCACCCAGAACGTTTTATTATTTCAGAGATGATTCGTGAAAAAGCGCTGCATTTAACAAGAGAAGAAGTCCCACATTCCCTTGCAGTAGTGATTGATAAAATTGAGCGAAAAGAAAAATCAGAGACCGTCCACATTATGGCAACGGTGATTGTAGAACGTGATTCCCAAAAAGGAATCATTATTGGAAAAAAAGGCGCGATGCTAAAAGAAATAGGACAGCGCGCCCGCACAGACATCGAAAACCTACTAGGCTCCAAAGTATTCCTAGAACTATGGGTAAAAGTCCAAAAAGACTGGAGAAACAAAGCCTCCCACCTAAGGGACATTGGATTTAGGGAAGATGATTATTAA
- a CDS encoding diacylglycerol kinase family protein: protein MDSQDKKPLYRFFKGFYYAWQGILYGAKKEANFKFHLTAAIVVCIAASYFSITKIEWLFVLIAIGGMLTLELINSAIEKVVDLVTGEYHPLAKAAKDLAAGAVLVYAILSAIIGFIIFLPKIWSMLV from the coding sequence ATGGACTCACAAGATAAGAAACCATTGTACCGTTTTTTTAAAGGATTTTATTATGCTTGGCAGGGAATCCTCTATGGAGCAAAAAAAGAAGCAAATTTCAAGTTCCATTTGACTGCCGCTATAGTTGTTTGTATAGCGGCTTCTTACTTCTCTATTACAAAAATAGAATGGTTATTTGTCCTTATTGCGATTGGCGGTATGCTGACGTTAGAGCTTATTAATTCAGCGATAGAAAAAGTGGTGGATCTAGTAACAGGAGAATATCATCCGCTAGCAAAGGCAGCAAAAGATTTAGCTGCCGGAGCAGTATTGGTGTATGCTATTCTTTCGGCTATTATCGGTTTTATAATTTTTCTGCCTAAGATCTGGAGCATGCTTGTTTAA
- the ybeY gene encoding rRNA maturation RNase YbeY, producing MSLTIDILDETEQVTPEQQELVTKLLEFAAIQEKVTEGSEVSLTFVNNERIHEINKEYRQKDAPTDVISFAMEEMGEGEIEIIGEDVPAVLGDIIISIDRTKEQAEEYGHSYERELGFLAIHGFLHLLGYDHMNEEDEKVMFSRQRELLEQYGLTR from the coding sequence ATGAGTTTAACCATTGATATCTTAGATGAAACGGAGCAAGTAACTCCAGAACAACAGGAGCTCGTCACAAAATTGCTTGAATTTGCAGCTATTCAGGAAAAGGTGACAGAAGGCAGCGAAGTTTCTCTAACTTTTGTAAATAACGAACGTATTCATGAAATTAATAAAGAGTACCGTCAAAAAGATGCGCCAACCGATGTTATCTCATTTGCTATGGAAGAAATGGGAGAGGGAGAAATTGAAATTATCGGAGAGGACGTTCCGGCAGTCTTAGGGGATATTATTATTTCTATTGACCGTACGAAGGAACAGGCTGAAGAATATGGCCATTCTTATGAACGTGAACTTGGTTTTTTAGCAATCCACGGATTCCTTCACTTGCTGGGCTATGACCATATGAATGAAGAGGACGAAAAAGTAATGTTTTCACGACAAAGAGAATTGTTGGAACAGTATGGACTCACAAGATAA
- a CDS encoding HD family phosphohydrolase: protein MKGTIKPVIITESVRKLYINKILRRKGKRMKFKTIGSSFKNWVSKPVSQIGVLLLMAFISFIFLFDSVKPEKLNVELYNVAETTIRSPKTIEDPVETKEKQQKAVNSVEDVYTVNKEYVKKRVNLINEIYTSAESVVSAGLKNQEVEKDEKNTAQTLLKPSDYVSDLRGKLSDNVNKDLTDETLINLLGSSLSDLSIAKDITMTSINETMKDGIRANEVENAKMKVEEGIKYSSLPVRLKSASIDLGRYAIIQNVFFDPESTERARENASESVEPVRILQGQIIAEEGYLIDADVYRQLKLVGLLNSEDSLLPYVGLAAVIVLVFAGVYVMFGNTIRNEEHEDYRDNLFIFSIVYLLALLLMKIIHIFVGLSQESIAYFFPAAMAAMLVTILMRERYAVGITIVLSVIGSIMFKEELAGTVHVTMGIYILVSGISGILLLKQGIARTSILRAGMINAIINLIVVLGLIWIGGNGINHIMILVAAIASGVISAVFTIGILPFIETGFGIFSSMRMIELSNPNHPLLRKILTEAPGTYHHSVMVANLAEAACEAIGANGLLARVGCYYHDIGKTKRPYYFIENQVNIENPHDHLSPEKSTKIIVSHVTDGAELVKKYKMPKEIVDIVEQHHGTTLLKFFYHKACEAGGEVKEENFRYPGPKAQTKEAAIIGIADSVEAAVRSLKSPTQATIEKLVKSIIADRLNDGQLNECDLTFKELNKVSQSLCETLAGIFHNRIEYPELEKE, encoded by the coding sequence GTGAAAGGAACAATAAAACCTGTTATTATTACAGAAAGTGTTAGAAAATTATATATAAATAAAATCCTCCGCCGGAAAGGGAAACGTATGAAATTCAAAACCATAGGCAGCTCTTTTAAAAATTGGGTATCCAAACCAGTTTCGCAGATAGGTGTTCTTTTATTAATGGCGTTCATTTCCTTTATTTTTTTGTTTGACAGTGTTAAACCGGAAAAACTTAATGTTGAACTTTACAATGTTGCTGAAACGACAATTCGGTCTCCGAAGACAATAGAAGATCCAGTCGAAACAAAAGAAAAGCAGCAAAAAGCAGTTAATAGTGTTGAGGATGTTTATACAGTTAATAAAGAATATGTGAAAAAGAGAGTTAATTTAATAAATGAAATCTATACATCGGCAGAGAGTGTGGTTAGTGCCGGTTTGAAAAATCAAGAGGTGGAGAAAGATGAGAAAAATACGGCACAAACACTCTTGAAGCCATCAGATTATGTATCTGATTTAAGAGGGAAATTATCTGATAATGTTAATAAAGATCTAACTGATGAAACATTGATTAATCTACTGGGATCATCCTTATCTGACTTATCGATAGCTAAGGATATTACGATGACCAGCATTAATGAAACCATGAAGGATGGCATAAGGGCAAATGAGGTGGAAAATGCCAAGATGAAGGTCGAAGAGGGGATAAAATACTCAAGTCTCCCTGTTCGATTAAAATCTGCTTCGATTGATTTAGGAAGGTATGCAATCATTCAAAACGTGTTTTTTGATCCTGAGTCAACAGAGAGAGCAAGGGAAAATGCAAGTGAATCCGTTGAACCTGTCAGGATTCTTCAGGGACAGATCATTGCCGAGGAAGGATATTTAATTGACGCAGATGTTTATCGCCAATTAAAGCTGGTTGGTCTTCTGAATAGTGAGGATTCCCTTCTTCCGTATGTTGGATTGGCTGCAGTCATTGTGTTAGTTTTTGCTGGTGTCTATGTAATGTTTGGTAATACAATCAGAAACGAAGAACATGAAGACTATCGGGATAATCTATTCATCTTCAGTATTGTTTATCTGCTGGCATTACTACTTATGAAGATAATTCATATATTTGTTGGGTTAAGCCAGGAATCAATCGCTTATTTCTTTCCCGCAGCGATGGCGGCAATGCTTGTAACAATCCTCATGAGAGAGCGCTATGCTGTGGGAATAACTATTGTCCTTTCCGTTATCGGCAGTATAATGTTTAAAGAGGAATTAGCGGGAACTGTACATGTGACGATGGGGATTTATATTCTTGTAAGCGGCATCTCGGGAATCCTTCTATTAAAACAAGGGATAGCGCGTACTAGCATATTAAGAGCAGGTATGATTAATGCAATTATTAATTTGATAGTGGTATTAGGCCTGATCTGGATCGGCGGAAACGGTATTAATCACATTATGATTCTTGTCGCGGCGATTGCCTCAGGGGTCATCTCTGCTGTCTTTACGATTGGAATTCTTCCTTTTATTGAAACAGGGTTTGGTATTTTCTCTTCTATGAGGATGATTGAATTATCAAATCCGAATCATCCGCTTTTGCGAAAAATATTAACGGAGGCTCCCGGTACCTATCATCATAGTGTGATGGTTGCTAATCTTGCTGAAGCAGCTTGTGAAGCGATTGGAGCCAATGGATTGCTTGCGAGGGTTGGATGTTACTATCATGATATAGGGAAAACGAAGAGACCGTATTATTTTATCGAGAATCAGGTCAATATTGAAAATCCGCATGATCATCTATCACCGGAGAAAAGTACAAAAATTATTGTTTCCCATGTGACTGATGGTGCTGAGTTGGTGAAAAAATATAAAATGCCGAAAGAGATTGTCGATATTGTTGAGCAGCATCACGGGACAACCCTGCTAAAGTTCTTTTACCACAAAGCATGTGAAGCAGGGGGCGAGGTTAAGGAAGAAAACTTCCGATATCCAGGGCCGAAAGCACAAACGAAGGAAGCAGCAATTATTGGGATAGCGGATAGTGTAGAAGCAGCTGTGCGATCCTTAAAGTCTCCTACGCAGGCTACAATCGAAAAGCTTGTAAAGTCCATAATTGCTGATAGACTAAATGATGGACAGTTGAATGAGTGCGATTTAACGTTTAAGGAATTGAATAAAGTAAGTCAGTCTTTGTGTGAAACGTTAGCTGGTATATTTCATAATCGCATTGAATATCCAGAATTAGAAAAAGAATAG
- a CDS encoding PhoH family protein has translation MSEKSKLINLQLESPNEAVELFGVHDSNLKILESELGVSIVSRGETISVSGNPENLEKADEILQTLLVIIRKGIKIGPREVVYAINLSNSGTLEYFSDLYDEEIARSAKGKSIRVKTLGQKEYISAIRAKDLVFGIGPAGTGKTYLAVVMAVTALKNGHVKRIILTRPAVEAGESLGFLPGDLKEKVDPYLRPLYDALHDILGLEQTTRLIERGTIEIAPLAYMRGRTLDDAFVILDEAQNTTQAQMKMFLTRLGFGSKIVVTGDTSQIDLPRGVQSGLRAAERILKDVSGIKFIHLDQTDVVRHPLVAKIIQAYENFGPTQQ, from the coding sequence ATGTCAGAGAAGTCTAAATTGATTAATTTACAATTGGAATCACCAAATGAGGCAGTTGAACTATTTGGTGTACATGATAGTAATCTGAAGATATTGGAAAGCGAGCTTGGAGTCAGTATTGTTTCCAGGGGCGAAACAATAAGTGTGTCCGGTAATCCTGAGAACTTAGAAAAAGCGGATGAGATTCTGCAAACGCTTTTAGTCATTATACGAAAAGGAATTAAAATCGGACCTCGTGAGGTTGTTTATGCCATAAATTTATCCAATAGCGGTACATTGGAGTATTTTTCTGATTTATATGATGAGGAAATTGCCAGAAGCGCTAAAGGTAAATCAATTCGTGTAAAAACATTGGGCCAGAAAGAATACATCTCTGCTATTAGAGCAAAAGATCTAGTATTTGGAATTGGACCTGCCGGAACAGGAAAAACGTATTTAGCTGTTGTTATGGCTGTGACTGCGTTGAAAAATGGACATGTTAAACGAATTATTTTAACAAGGCCAGCTGTCGAAGCAGGTGAAAGCTTGGGCTTTTTACCGGGAGATCTAAAAGAAAAAGTGGATCCATATTTACGACCTCTTTATGATGCTCTTCATGACATCTTAGGATTAGAACAAACAACCAGGCTGATTGAGCGTGGCACAATCGAAATAGCTCCCTTAGCCTATATGCGGGGAAGAACGCTTGATGATGCATTTGTAATCCTGGACGAAGCTCAAAATACAACACAGGCCCAAATGAAAATGTTTTTAACTCGACTGGGATTTGGCTCTAAAATAGTTGTTACGGGTGATACTTCACAAATAGATCTGCCACGTGGTGTCCAATCAGGGTTAAGGGCAGCTGAACGAATATTAAAAGATGTTTCAGGCATTAAGTTTATCCACCTAGATCAAACTGATGTGGTCAGGCATCCGCTTGTTGCAAAAATCATTCAGGCATATGAAAATTTTGGACCAACTCAACAGTGA
- the yqfD gene encoding sporulation protein YqfD, translated as MKNQWTNTITGYIKVKIKGQGTERFINRMLKEGIQVWDAKNMGTETVVFYMKLSDVPQLRKAVRNSGCKVSFLERRGGPFFALKLKRYSGLVVGVMMFFMIIFILSNMIWGIKIEGASPAIEHQISKELDDMNIKVGKLQFAVGDMEDIQKELSERVPSITWIGVQLEGTTFHFQVVEKKQPKKNSADLYVNLISAKKATIVQTMVERGQGLVEKHQVVSKGQILVSGFIGKEDNQKFVGAKGKVMGEAWYKTSVEVPLETNLYVFNGDAKNKYSLSFGNAHVPIWGFGEHNFKEYEVEEDEKTFKFLKWEVPIAFHKKIYRSKEKVTRIYTKIEAEKQAMNMGKKDVLKNAPDDATILNEKILKNQLDNGKVKMTIHYKVLENIAIGQPMIQGD; from the coding sequence ATGAAAAACCAATGGACGAATACTATTACTGGCTATATTAAAGTGAAAATAAAGGGACAAGGTACAGAACGATTTATAAACAGAATGCTTAAAGAGGGTATTCAAGTTTGGGATGCGAAAAATATGGGCACAGAAACAGTTGTTTTTTATATGAAGCTATCTGACGTTCCTCAATTGAGGAAGGCAGTAAGAAACAGCGGCTGTAAGGTCTCTTTTTTAGAAAGAAGAGGAGGGCCTTTTTTTGCCTTAAAGCTGAAAAGGTACAGTGGTCTCGTGGTCGGTGTGATGATGTTTTTTATGATCATTTTTATTCTATCCAATATGATTTGGGGGATAAAAATAGAAGGAGCCAGTCCGGCAATTGAACATCAAATCAGTAAAGAATTGGATGATATGAATATAAAAGTTGGGAAGCTCCAGTTTGCTGTTGGGGATATGGAAGATATACAAAAGGAGCTCAGTGAACGGGTACCGTCCATTACCTGGATTGGCGTACAGCTGGAAGGGACGACCTTTCATTTTCAGGTTGTTGAAAAAAAGCAGCCTAAAAAGAATTCTGCTGATTTATATGTGAATCTCATTTCCGCAAAAAAAGCGACCATTGTCCAAACGATGGTTGAAAGAGGACAAGGCTTAGTAGAAAAGCATCAGGTTGTCAGCAAGGGGCAAATCCTGGTTAGCGGTTTTATTGGTAAAGAGGATAATCAAAAATTTGTAGGAGCTAAAGGAAAGGTCATGGGTGAAGCCTGGTATAAAACAAGCGTGGAGGTTCCGCTCGAAACGAATTTATATGTGTTTAATGGTGATGCTAAAAATAAATACAGTCTAAGTTTTGGAAATGCCCATGTGCCGATATGGGGATTTGGTGAACATAACTTCAAAGAATATGAAGTGGAAGAGGATGAAAAAACATTTAAATTTTTGAAGTGGGAGGTTCCTATTGCCTTTCATAAAAAGATCTATCGCAGTAAAGAAAAGGTGACACGGATCTATACAAAAATCGAGGCGGAGAAGCAGGCGATGAATATGGGGAAAAAGGATGTTCTAAAGAATGCCCCTGATGATGCAACTATTTTGAATGAAAAAATTTTGAAAAACCAGCTTGACAATGGTAAAGTTAAAATGACTATACATTATAAAGTTTTAGAAAATATTGCAATCGGACAACCGATGATTCAAGGAGACTAA
- the yqfC gene encoding sporulation protein YqfC codes for MARAWGYRLKRWVTAAMDLPQDIMMDLPRITMVGQIHIYIENHKGLLTFSDQELRLLLKNGQLLVKGQAFVLKTILPEEILLEGKIDQVIFLEE; via the coding sequence ATGGCTCGTGCATGGGGGTATCGTTTGAAGAGGTGGGTCACGGCCGCAATGGACCTGCCCCAGGATATCATGATGGATTTGCCAAGGATTACGATGGTGGGTCAAATTCATATTTACATAGAGAATCATAAAGGCTTACTTACATTTTCAGACCAGGAATTAAGATTGCTGCTTAAGAACGGACAACTCCTTGTCAAAGGTCAGGCTTTTGTATTAAAAACTATTCTTCCGGAAGAAATCTTACTTGAAGGGAAAATTGATCAAGTTATATTCCTCGAAGAATAA
- a CDS encoding DUF1648 domain-containing protein yields the protein MPKSNARPKIHIPKTKSERIWDTIGYSCYIGSLLFLIYIWGELPDKVPAHFNAKGEVDRWGSKLELLILPIIGAFLAVSMHFVEKFPESHNYPQRLNKENAKEFYLNSRKITNQLKAMCLIIFTLIIIESVSIALEWGDGLGAWFLPVLIVGVSIPIILGIIKQSKIR from the coding sequence ATGCCAAAATCTAATGCAAGACCTAAAATACACATACCGAAAACAAAAAGTGAGAGGATATGGGATACTATTGGTTATTCATGTTATATTGGATCTTTACTTTTTTTAATCTATATTTGGGGTGAACTTCCAGATAAAGTACCAGCTCATTTTAATGCTAAGGGCGAAGTTGATCGTTGGGGTTCAAAACTAGAACTTCTTATTTTGCCTATTATAGGTGCATTTCTTGCTGTATCAATGCATTTTGTCGAGAAATTTCCAGAATCACATAATTATCCTCAACGATTAAACAAAGAGAACGCTAAAGAATTTTATTTAAATAGCAGAAAAATAACAAATCAATTAAAAGCTATGTGTCTCATTATTTTTACATTAATTATTATTGAATCCGTTTCAATCGCGTTAGAATGGGGCGACGGACTTGGAGCATGGTTCTTACCAGTATTAATAGTGGGTGTTTCTATCCCCATCATATTAGGCATAATTAAACAAAGTAAGATTAGATAG
- the floA gene encoding flotillin-like protein FloA (flotillin-like protein involved in membrane lipid rafts), with the protein MVLTSASIFALVGIALVIILLAVLFTFVPVMLWISAIASGVRVSIFTLIGMRLRRVSPSRVINPLIKASKAGLNVTTNQLESHYLAGGNVDRVVNALIAAHRANIDLTFERCAAIDLAGRDVLEAVQMSVNPKVIETPFIAGVAINGIEVKAKARITVRANIERLVGGAGEETVIARVGEGVISTIGSSESHTTVLENPERISQTVLSKGLDAGTAFEILSIDIADVDIGKNIGAELQTEQAEADKKIAQAKAEERRAMAIAQEQEMKARVEEMRAKVVESEAEVPLAMAQAFKAGNMGVMDYMNYQNLASDTHMRESISKANKDDRNTDDE; encoded by the coding sequence ATGGTATTAACATCAGCATCTATTTTTGCTCTTGTGGGCATTGCTTTAGTTATCATTTTATTGGCAGTACTATTCACTTTTGTACCAGTTATGCTTTGGATTTCAGCAATCGCTTCAGGAGTGAGAGTAAGCATCTTTACATTGATTGGGATGAGATTGCGTCGAGTATCTCCAAGCCGTGTTATCAATCCTTTAATTAAAGCGTCAAAAGCAGGTCTAAATGTAACAACGAATCAACTGGAAAGTCATTATCTAGCCGGTGGTAATGTAGATCGGGTTGTTAATGCGCTAATTGCGGCTCATCGTGCCAATATTGATTTGACATTTGAACGTTGTGCAGCTATTGACCTTGCAGGACGTGATGTGCTGGAAGCTGTACAAATGAGTGTTAACCCTAAAGTCATAGAAACGCCGTTTATTGCGGGTGTTGCTATTAATGGGATTGAGGTTAAAGCAAAGGCTAGAATCACTGTACGTGCCAATATTGAGCGTTTGGTTGGGGGTGCAGGTGAAGAGACTGTTATCGCGAGGGTTGGTGAGGGTGTAATCTCCACCATTGGTTCCAGTGAAAGTCATACAACTGTGTTGGAAAATCCGGAACGTATCTCTCAAACTGTCTTAAGTAAAGGTCTGGATGCCGGAACAGCATTTGAGATTTTATCTATTGATATAGCTGATGTGGATATCGGCAAAAATATTGGTGCAGAGCTGCAAACAGAACAAGCAGAAGCAGATAAAAAAATTGCGCAAGCAAAAGCTGAAGAGCGCCGTGCTATGGCGATTGCACAAGAACAAGAGATGAAAGCAAGAGTAGAAGAAATGCGTGCAAAAGTTGTTGAGTCTGAAGCCGAAGTACCGCTTGCAATGGCTCAAGCTTTCAAAGCGGGGAATATGGGCGTTATGGATTATATGAACTATCAAAACCTTGCATCTGATACACATATGAGAGAATCCATAAGCAAAGCCAACAAGGATGATCGAAATACAGATGATGAATAA
- a CDS encoding NfeD family protein, with protein sequence MRKRWWSIMIIFAFFLIGIAGPPSGNANTDKVYIVPLQNEVEKGLSNFLKRAIATAEKDGAEAIIFDINTPGGAVDAADEIGETFANTKLKTIAFVNNRALSAGAFISLNADEIYMVPGATMGAAAVITSDGNAADKKAQSYWLANMQKAAESSGRDPLYAKAMADEDIDLPEYGAEKGELLTLTANQAVKVGYSEGTVGNQKELLKTLGYEKAELIQFGESFADKVARFLTNPIVIPILLSIGTIGLVVELYSPGFGLPGFAGITSLLLFFYGHMVSGLAGYEPLILFIVGIAFLLLELFLPGGIVGIIGFMAIIASFFLAAGDVEHMAIAILIALIAGFIASVILIKVFGKKMTAFNRIILTDSTNTESGYVSNINRHDLVGKVGVLVTDLRPSGTLSLEGERIDVVSEGSFVTKGTHVKVIKTEGSRIVVRPLDS encoded by the coding sequence ATGAGGAAAAGATGGTGGTCAATTATGATCATCTTTGCATTTTTTTTAATTGGAATTGCAGGTCCGCCGTCAGGAAATGCGAATACTGATAAAGTATACATAGTCCCTCTGCAAAATGAGGTGGAAAAAGGTCTATCTAACTTCCTGAAAAGAGCAATAGCAACCGCTGAGAAGGATGGGGCAGAAGCGATTATATTCGATATTAATACACCTGGCGGGGCGGTAGATGCAGCAGATGAGATCGGTGAAACATTTGCAAATACTAAATTAAAAACAATAGCCTTTGTTAATAACCGAGCCCTATCTGCCGGTGCATTTATTTCTTTAAATGCTGATGAGATCTATATGGTACCCGGTGCAACAATGGGTGCAGCTGCTGTCATAACATCTGATGGTAATGCAGCTGATAAAAAAGCGCAATCCTATTGGCTTGCAAATATGCAAAAGGCTGCTGAATCAAGTGGAAGAGATCCGTTATATGCTAAAGCAATGGCTGATGAGGATATTGATTTGCCAGAGTATGGAGCGGAAAAAGGAGAGCTGCTTACGCTGACAGCAAACCAGGCTGTAAAGGTTGGTTATAGTGAAGGTACAGTTGGAAATCAAAAGGAATTATTAAAAACGCTGGGATATGAAAAAGCTGAATTAATTCAATTTGGTGAAAGCTTTGCTGATAAAGTAGCCCGTTTCCTTACGAATCCTATTGTGATTCCTATTTTATTGTCGATTGGCACAATAGGTCTTGTCGTTGAGCTTTATTCACCTGGTTTTGGCTTACCTGGTTTTGCCGGTATTACGTCTCTGTTATTGTTTTTTTATGGACATATGGTATCAGGTCTGGCCGGATATGAACCGTTAATCTTATTTATAGTTGGAATAGCATTCCTATTACTGGAATTATTCCTTCCTGGCGGTATTGTAGGAATTATTGGTTTTATGGCAATTATAGCAAGCTTCTTTCTTGCTGCGGGGGATGTGGAGCATATGGCAATCGCAATATTAATTGCATTGATTGCAGGATTTATAGCAAGTGTGATATTAATTAAAGTATTTGGAAAGAAAATGACAGCCTTTAATAGGATTATACTCACAGATTCTACGAATACGGAGAGTGGATATGTTTCCAATATTAATCGTCATGATTTAGTTGGAAAAGTAGGTGTTCTTGTCACTGACCTGCGTCCTTCTGGAACACTCTCGCTTGAAGGGGAAAGAATTGACGTGGTAAGTGAAGGTAGTTTTGTAACGAAGGGAACGCATGTCAAAGTAATTAAAACAGAAGGTTCCCGTATAGTAGTACGACCATTAGATTCATAA